The following are from one region of the Methyloversatilis discipulorum genome:
- the aat gene encoding leucyl/phenylalanyl-tRNA--protein transferase translates to MIPWLEPGDPFPPVDTALRDPDGLLAAGLELTPQRILDAYRQGIFPWFSEGQPVLWWSPDPRMVLVPSEIRVTPSMRKVLRNRPYEVRCDTAFEAVMRACAEPREGQAGTWISDHMIAAYGALHMQGWAHSVETWVDGELAGGLYGLALGKMFYGESMFSRARDTSKIALVHLARYLESQGYALIDCQMNTAHLASMGGREIARSEFCRVLSQSVQSAHPRRWRPDEIPAYFRP, encoded by the coding sequence GTGATTCCCTGGCTGGAACCCGGCGACCCGTTTCCGCCGGTCGATACGGCGCTGCGTGACCCGGACGGGCTGCTGGCGGCCGGTCTCGAACTGACGCCGCAGCGCATCCTCGACGCCTACCGGCAAGGCATCTTCCCGTGGTTTTCCGAGGGTCAGCCGGTGCTGTGGTGGAGCCCGGACCCGCGCATGGTGCTGGTACCGTCCGAGATCCGCGTCACGCCGTCGATGCGCAAGGTACTGCGCAACCGGCCTTACGAAGTCCGCTGCGACACCGCCTTCGAAGCGGTCATGCGCGCCTGTGCCGAACCGCGCGAGGGCCAGGCCGGCACCTGGATCAGCGACCACATGATCGCCGCCTACGGCGCCCTGCACATGCAGGGCTGGGCGCACAGCGTGGAAACCTGGGTCGATGGCGAACTTGCGGGCGGCCTCTACGGTCTGGCGCTGGGGAAGATGTTCTACGGCGAATCGATGTTCTCGCGTGCCCGCGACACCTCGAAGATTGCGCTGGTGCATCTCGCACGCTATCTTGAATCGCAGGGCTATGCGCTGATCGACTGCCAGATGAACACCGCGCACCTGGCGTCCATGGGCGGACGTGAAATTGCACGCAGCGAATTCTGCCGCGTGCTGTCACAGTCGGTGCAGTCGGCCCATCCGCGGCGCTGGCGGCCCGACGAAATACCGGCTTATTTCAGACCCTGA